Within Massilia litorea, the genomic segment GCACACTGAGCTGGTAGTCCGCGCCCGCGTTCTTGACGTCCGCGAAGGCTTTCGAGGAGACGATGGCGTCGCTCAGCGCGGCGCGCAATTCGGCCTCGGTGATCAATGCCGCCAGCGGCGAGCTCGGCATCGGCATGGTCGTCACGGTCACCGATTGCGGATGCTGCCTGGCCAGTTTCACCGGCGCCGGGGTCAATTCCTGGTGCGTCATCTGCGAAGCGCAGCCGGTCAGGGTGGCCACTGCCAGGAGAGCCGGCAGCAGCAGGAAACGGCGCGCGATGGAAATCATATTCATGTTCATGTTCAGGCCTCGATATAAAAGTGGGATTTACTTCTTCGGTGCGGATTGAATATTGGCCAGGACTTCCTCGACCATTTCGTCCGGCGATTTGCGCGTCAGGGAGGTATGCAGCGAGTTACCGGTCGCGATCGGGAAATTCGATTTCGGATCGCGGAAGTTAATCGTCAGCTCGATCATGTACATCGTGATGTCCCACATCCATTTATCGATATAGGTCACCGAAATGTCGGTGGCATAGGGCGTCGGCATTTCCGGCCCGGTAGTCACGACATAACCCTTGCTTTCGAGCTTGGTCTTGATGAGCTGGTTGATGTTGTTTTTATCCTTGTCGTGCTTGACCACATAAGCGGTCTTGATTGCCGACAGGTCGGCGCCCGGCGACAAGGTGGCGCTGGCGCGGTTGACGGCGCAGCCGGTCATCAGGGACATGATCCCGACCACGGCCAGGACGGGAATGAGGCGTTTTACTGCTGAAAACATGTTGAATCCCTCTAAGAATTGCCCTGTAGCCGGGCGGATTATTTTAGTTCTCTGCCGACAACACATTCTGCAAAGAAATTCGATTATATTCTTTTAGCAATATTATTTGCGCACCCGGGATCATTATTTTTTTATAAGCGGCAGACGCTCGCCCAAATAAAAAAACCGGAGCGCCGCTCCGGTTTTTATCGATACCTCGTTGTTTCAGGCTTTAGCGCATCAGATCCCGTAACGCGTGCGATACGCCGCCACCGCATCCTTGTGCTGGCCCAGTTCGGCGCCGGCGCCCTCGCCCGACAAATAAGTAAACAGGTCGTCCAGGCTGGCGATCGAGATCACGGGAATGCCGAACTCGCGCGCCACTTCCTGCACGGCCGAGTTTTCCGACAATGCGCCATCCTTGCCCGAGCGCTCCATGCGGTCGAGCGCGATCAGGACGGCGGCCGGTTCCGCGCCGGCGGCGCGGATCATCGCGACCGATTCGCGCACCGAGGTGCCGGCCGAGATCACGTCGTCGACGATGACGACTTTGCCTTTCAGGCCGGCGCCGACGATGGTGCCGCCTTCGCCGTGGTCCTTGGCTTCCTTGCGGTTGTAGGCGTATTGGGTGTTGCGGCCCTTGTCGGCCAGGGCAACGGCGGTGGCGCTGGCCAGGGTGATGCCCTTGTAGGCGGGGCCGAACAGCATGTCGAATTCGACGCCGGAGTCGAGCAGGGTCTGGGCGTAGAAGCGGGCCAGCTGGCCGAGGGTGGCGCCGTCGTGGAACAGGCCGGCGTTGAAGAAGTACGGCGAGAGCCGTCCGGCCTTGGTCGTGAATTGACCGAATTTCAATACTCCGGTCTCGACCGAAAACGCAATAAACTCCTGGCGCAGATTGTTCACGCAGCTCTCCCTGTATTCGAAAGCCCGTATTTTAATCTGCGCCGGGCCTGACGACGACAAGCGGCGCCGTTTTCAGTCCTCGGCCAGGCGCGCTACCTGGTCGGGCGTGATCGGTTTCACCAGGTGGCGCTCGAAGCCGGCGGCCTCGCTACGCGCCTTATCGGCATCCTGGCCGTAGCCCGACAGCGCGATCAGGCGGCACGGGTGCTCGCCCAGCAGCGCGCGCAGGCGCGTGCCCAGTTCGTAGCCGTCGAGGACCGGCAGGCCGATGTCGAGCACCGCGATGTCCGGCCGCATGCGCGTGGCCGCACCCAGCGCGCTGGCGGGGTCGTGGAAGACCTCGACCGCATGACCGTAGGCGCCCAGCAGCATGCCGAGGGTCTCGGCCGCATCGACGTTGTCGTCGACGACCATGATGCGGCGTCCCGTCGCCGGCGCCGGCGGCGCGGCGGCCGGTTCGTCCGCGCTTGCCGGGGCCACCGCGTGCACCGGCAGGCGCACGACGAATTCGCTGCCGCAGCCCGGTCCCGCGCTGTGCGCCTCGACCGTGCCGCCGTGCAGTTCGACGATATTTTTCACCAGGGCCAGCCCGATCCCGAGGCCGCCTTCGACGCGGTCGACGCTGCGCTTACCCTGGAAGAACAGGCCGAAGACCTGGGACAACATCTCGGGCGCGAGGCCGATGCCGTTATCGCGCACGCCGATGCGCAGCCAGCCGGCGCCATCGCGGCGCGCCGACAGCGTGACCGCGCCACCGTTGTCGGTGTAGCGCGCGGCATTGGTGAGCAGGTTCGAGACCACCTGCGCCAGGCGCGTCGGGTCGCCCTCCCACTCCATGCCCTGCTCGACCTCGACGGACAAGTGGTGGCCGCGCTGCTCCAGCAGCGGGCCGGCCATCTCGACCGCCTTGGCCAGCGGAGCGGCGATGTCGCCGCGTTCCGATTTCAGTTCGATCTGGCCGCGCGTGGCGCGCGCCACGTCCATCAGGTCGTCCACCAGGCGCACCAGGTGCTCGACCTGGCGCTCGATGATCTC encodes:
- the pyrE gene encoding orotate phosphoribosyltransferase, which translates into the protein MNNLRQEFIAFSVETGVLKFGQFTTKAGRLSPYFFNAGLFHDGATLGQLARFYAQTLLDSGVEFDMLFGPAYKGITLASATAVALADKGRNTQYAYNRKEAKDHGEGGTIVGAGLKGKVVIVDDVISAGTSVRESVAMIRAAGAEPAAVLIALDRMERSGKDGALSENSAVQEVAREFGIPVISIASLDDLFTYLSGEGAGAELGQHKDAVAAYRTRYGI
- a CDS encoding ABC-type transport auxiliary lipoprotein family protein, yielding MNMISIARRFLLLPALLAVATLTGCASQMTHQELTPAPVKLARQHPQSVTVTTMPMPSSPLAALITEAELRAALSDAIVSSKAFADVKNAGADYQLSVQVFNLETPSFGIAMTSKVEAGWTLKRADTGAVVWQEAIKTEHTTGGSEAFVGAERAKMSIAGAIKKNISIGLERIGAANL